Proteins encoded within one genomic window of Erinaceus europaeus chromosome 13, mEriEur2.1, whole genome shotgun sequence:
- the LOC132542381 gene encoding zinc finger protein 69 homolog gives MKIHTDEKPFRCKECGRAFSQSASLTTHYRIHTAFSQNISLIQHLRTRSGEKPFTCNECGKTFRQIRHLSEHIRIHTGEKPYACSACCKTFSHRAYLTNHQRIHTGERPYKCKECGKPFRQRIHLSNHKPVHTGVKAYECNRCGKAYRHDSPFKKHQRHHSGEKPYECNECGKSFSYNSTLSQHYEMHKRNAYQNNV, from the exons ATGAAAATTCATACCGATGAGAAACCTTTCAGATGTAAGGAATGTGGAAGGGCCTTTAGTCAAAGTGCATCCCTTACTACACATTATAGAATCCATACTG CTTTCAGTCAGAATATTAGTTTGATCCAGCATTTGAGAACCCGTTCTGGAGAGAAACCCTTTACATGCAACGAATGTGGGAAAACCTTTCGACAGATTAGGCACCTTAGTGAACACATAAGAATTCATACTGGGGAAAAACCCTATGCATGCTCAGCATGTTGTAAAACCTTTAGCCATAGAGCATATCTAACAAACCACCAGAGAATCCATACTGGGGAGAGGCCCTATAAATGCAAGGAGTGTGGGAAACCTTTTAGGCAGAGGATACACCTTAGTAATCACAAACCTGTTCATACAGGAGTGAAAGCATATGAATGCAATCGCTGTGGGAAAGCTTATCGGCATGATTCACCCTTTAAGAAACAtcagagacatcactctggagaaaaaccttatgaatgtaatgAATGTGGAAAGTCTTTCAGTTATAACTCAACACTTAGCCAACACTATGAAATGCACAAAAGGAATGCCTACCAAAACAATGTGTAA
- the ZFP69B gene encoding zinc finger protein 69 homolog B isoform X2, whose translation MPQQLPLTLPGEVDTCVKLERTSLGKNVNNKSEKEALLSRYAPETQGKSLEDEVTPGSVTAGSQELLTFQDVYVDFTQEEWEQLTPAYRNLYREVMLENYWNLVSVGYQLSKPGMTSQLNKGELPLIEQDVSGVSSSDMKNKESIESTLKNISRELYCDLMERPKRGSTLYSTLGRVSKTDKLGSQQEKNRIDEEQNPLICKKMLTRKRGQESNKVAKRINVNSKSNPGSVAPPRKTDHKCEMTGQNSRYNLNLINNSRSYTRIKSFVCNICEKIFKQLIHLTEHMRIHTGEKPFRCKECGKAFSQSSSLIPHQRIHTGEKPFECKECGKTFRHPSSLTQHVRIHTGEKPYECGVCRKAFSQSIGLIQHLRTHVREKRFTCKECGKAFFQIRHLRQHEIIHSGMKPYICNVCNKTFSHNTYLIQHQRIHTGERPYTCKECGKGFSQRIHLSIHQRVHTGVKPYECNHCGKAFRHDSSFAKHQRIHTGEKPYDCNECGKAFSCSSSLIRHCKTHFKNTSSDT comes from the exons ATGCCCCAGCAGCTCCCACTTACCCTTCCTGGGGAGGTTGACACCTGTGTGAAGTTGGAGAGAACATCTCTGGGGAAGAATGTAAATAACAAGTCTGAAAAAGAAG CTCTGCTCTCTAGGTATGCTCCCGAGACCCAGGGAAAAAGCCTAGAGGATGAAGTAACCCCTGGAAGTGTGACAGCGGGATCTCAG GAGCTGTTGACCTTCCAAGATGTGTACGTGGACTTCACCCAGGAGGAGTGGGAACAGCTGACTCCTGCTTACAGGAATCTGTACCGGGAGGTGATGCTGGAGAATTACTGGAACCTGGTGTCAGTAG GATATCAGCTTTCCAAGCCTGGTATGACTTCCCAGTTAAATAAAGGAGAACTACCGCTGATTGAACAAGATGTATCAGGAGTTTCAAGTTCAG ACATGAAGAATAAAGAATCCATTGAATCAACCTTGAAGAATATTTCTAGAGAATTATACTGTGACCTGATGGAAAGACCCAAAAGAGGAAGCACTTTATATTCCACATTGGGAAGAGTCTCCAAAACTGATAAGTTAGGAAGCCAGCAGGAAAAAAATAGGATAGATGAGGAACAGAACCCCTTGATCTGCAAGAAAATGCTTACTCGGAAGAGAGGCCAAGAATCTAACAAAGTTGCAAAACGTATTAATGTTAACTCAAAAAGTAATCCAGGATCAGTAGCACCTCCAAGAAAAACAGACCATAAATGTGAAATGACTGGACAGAATAGCAGATATAATTTAAATTTGATTAATAATTCCAGGAGTTATACAAGAATAAAATCCTTTGTATGTAATATTTGTGAAAAAATCTTCAAACAGCTCATTCATCTTACTGAACACATGAGAATTCATACTGGAGAAAAACCTTTCAGATGTaaagaatgtggaaaagcctttagTCAGAGTTCATCCCTTATCCCACACCAGAGAATTCATACTGGTGAGAAACCCTTTGAATGTAAGGAATGTGGGAAAACTTTCAGACATCCATCATCTCTTACTCAACATGTCAGGATTCATACTggggagaagccctatgaatgtggTGTATGTAGGAAAGCATTCAGCCAAAGCATTGGGTTGATCCAGCATCTGAGAACTCATGTTAGAGAGAAACGTTTTACTTGCAAAGAATGTGGAAAAGCATTTTTTCAAATTAGACACCTAAGGCAACATGAGATTATTCACTCTGGTATGAAACCCTATATTTGCAATGTATGTAATAAAACCTTCAGCCATAACACATACCTAATTCAGCATCAGAGAATTCATACTGGAGAAAGACCTTATACATGTAAGGAATGTGGGAAAGGTTTTAGTCAGAGAATACATCTCTCTATCCACCAGAGAGTCCACACTGGAGTGAAACCTTATGAATGCAATCATTGTGGGAAAGCTTTTAGGCATGATTCATCCTTTGCTAAACACCAGAGAATCCATACTGGAGAAAAGCCTTATGATTGTAATGAATGTGGAAAAGCCTTCAGCTGCAGTTCATCTCTTATTAGACATtgcaaaacacattttaaaaatactagcAGTGATACGTGA
- the ZFP69B gene encoding zinc finger protein 69 homolog B isoform X1: MPQQLPLTLPGEVDTCVKLERTSLGKNVNNKSEKEALLSRYAPETQGKSLEDEVTPGSVTAGSQELLTFQDVYVDFTQEEWEQLTPAYRNLYREVMLENYWNLVSVVGYQLSKPGMTSQLNKGELPLIEQDVSGVSSSDMKNKESIESTLKNISRELYCDLMERPKRGSTLYSTLGRVSKTDKLGSQQEKNRIDEEQNPLICKKMLTRKRGQESNKVAKRINVNSKSNPGSVAPPRKTDHKCEMTGQNSRYNLNLINNSRSYTRIKSFVCNICEKIFKQLIHLTEHMRIHTGEKPFRCKECGKAFSQSSSLIPHQRIHTGEKPFECKECGKTFRHPSSLTQHVRIHTGEKPYECGVCRKAFSQSIGLIQHLRTHVREKRFTCKECGKAFFQIRHLRQHEIIHSGMKPYICNVCNKTFSHNTYLIQHQRIHTGERPYTCKECGKGFSQRIHLSIHQRVHTGVKPYECNHCGKAFRHDSSFAKHQRIHTGEKPYDCNECGKAFSCSSSLIRHCKTHFKNTSSDT, from the exons ATGCCCCAGCAGCTCCCACTTACCCTTCCTGGGGAGGTTGACACCTGTGTGAAGTTGGAGAGAACATCTCTGGGGAAGAATGTAAATAACAAGTCTGAAAAAGAAG CTCTGCTCTCTAGGTATGCTCCCGAGACCCAGGGAAAAAGCCTAGAGGATGAAGTAACCCCTGGAAGTGTGACAGCGGGATCTCAG GAGCTGTTGACCTTCCAAGATGTGTACGTGGACTTCACCCAGGAGGAGTGGGAACAGCTGACTCCTGCTTACAGGAATCTGTACCGGGAGGTGATGCTGGAGAATTACTGGAACCTGGTGTCAGTAG tAGGATATCAGCTTTCCAAGCCTGGTATGACTTCCCAGTTAAATAAAGGAGAACTACCGCTGATTGAACAAGATGTATCAGGAGTTTCAAGTTCAG ACATGAAGAATAAAGAATCCATTGAATCAACCTTGAAGAATATTTCTAGAGAATTATACTGTGACCTGATGGAAAGACCCAAAAGAGGAAGCACTTTATATTCCACATTGGGAAGAGTCTCCAAAACTGATAAGTTAGGAAGCCAGCAGGAAAAAAATAGGATAGATGAGGAACAGAACCCCTTGATCTGCAAGAAAATGCTTACTCGGAAGAGAGGCCAAGAATCTAACAAAGTTGCAAAACGTATTAATGTTAACTCAAAAAGTAATCCAGGATCAGTAGCACCTCCAAGAAAAACAGACCATAAATGTGAAATGACTGGACAGAATAGCAGATATAATTTAAATTTGATTAATAATTCCAGGAGTTATACAAGAATAAAATCCTTTGTATGTAATATTTGTGAAAAAATCTTCAAACAGCTCATTCATCTTACTGAACACATGAGAATTCATACTGGAGAAAAACCTTTCAGATGTaaagaatgtggaaaagcctttagTCAGAGTTCATCCCTTATCCCACACCAGAGAATTCATACTGGTGAGAAACCCTTTGAATGTAAGGAATGTGGGAAAACTTTCAGACATCCATCATCTCTTACTCAACATGTCAGGATTCATACTggggagaagccctatgaatgtggTGTATGTAGGAAAGCATTCAGCCAAAGCATTGGGTTGATCCAGCATCTGAGAACTCATGTTAGAGAGAAACGTTTTACTTGCAAAGAATGTGGAAAAGCATTTTTTCAAATTAGACACCTAAGGCAACATGAGATTATTCACTCTGGTATGAAACCCTATATTTGCAATGTATGTAATAAAACCTTCAGCCATAACACATACCTAATTCAGCATCAGAGAATTCATACTGGAGAAAGACCTTATACATGTAAGGAATGTGGGAAAGGTTTTAGTCAGAGAATACATCTCTCTATCCACCAGAGAGTCCACACTGGAGTGAAACCTTATGAATGCAATCATTGTGGGAAAGCTTTTAGGCATGATTCATCCTTTGCTAAACACCAGAGAATCCATACTGGAGAAAAGCCTTATGATTGTAATGAATGTGGAAAAGCCTTCAGCTGCAGTTCATCTCTTATTAGACATtgcaaaacacattttaaaaatactagcAGTGATACGTGA